The genome window CGCTCATCCGGTCAACAATGACCGCATCCGGTACGTCGATATTAACTGCATATTCAATCTTCCTGCCCTTTTCCTGCAACATCCGGTCAAGACTTTCCGCCTGCGGAATGGTTCTGGGAAAACCGTCAAAAATAAAACCGGCTTTCGCATCCTCTTCTTCCAAACGATCCGCTACCAACTGAATAACCAGTTCATCCGGCACCAGCGCACCGGCGTCAATAAAGCTTTTGGCTTTCTTGCCCAGTTCTGTTTCCCGGCTGATGTTGCTGCGCAGGATATCGCCGGTGGAAATATGGGGAATTCCGTATTTCTCCGCCATTCTCTTGGCCTGCGTACCCTTGCCTGCTCCCGGAGCGCCTAACATAACGATATTCATAACTGCCTCCCTTTTTCTTTGCTTATTGCTGGTACAGTTCTGCTCTTGTCGTTTAAACTCCTGCCGCAAACGGCCATACTGTTTGCGACAGAAGCCCTATCGGCTTAGACGTTTAAAAAGCCTTTATAATGTCTGGTAATCAACAGAGATTCGATTTGATTGATGGTTTCTAACGCCACACCGACTACAATGATCAGCGAAGTTCCGCCGAAATTAATCTGAGCCTGCGTTGTCCAGCGCAAAATGATTGGCAAAATAGAAATTAAGCCTAAAATCACGCCGCCGATAAAGACCATCCGGTTTAAAATCGTCGTTAAATATTCCATCGTCGGCTTGCCCGGACGAATACCGGGAATAAAACCGCCGTTCTTCTTCATATTGTCCGCCACTTCATAGGGATTGAAAATAATCGCCGTATAAAAGTAAGCAAATGCCACCGTCAGAATGAAGTACAGCAGCGTTCCGAAAGGATTGGTGTAATAATTCAAAAAGTTCAGGACGGTAGCCAGCACACCGGTCGGCTGTGCGGTGAAAAAGCCGGCCAAAACCTGCGGAAAACCTAATAAAGAGGAAGCAAAGATGACCGGGATAACACCCGCCATATTTACTTTCAAAGGAATATAGGTCGACTGTCCGCCATATACCTTTCTGCCCTGCATTCTTTTGGCATACTGCACCGAAATCCGTCTTTCCCCTAACTGAATCAGGACGATCACCACAATCATTGCCAAAAAGCCAACTAAGATAGCTATGATTGACAAATATCTGCCTTCCTTGAACAGATTGGTAATCATCTGTACACCGCTCGGCAGCCCCGACAGAATATTGATTGCAATAATCAGGGAAATACCGTTGCCAACGCCCTTTTCATTCATCCGTTCGCCCAGCCACATCAAAAAGGCCGTACCGGCAACCATGGCCGATACCGATACCAACGCACTGAAAAAGTTCCATTGAATAAACATTCTCTGTGCATTTAAGGTCAGCGTAATCGCAATTGCCTGAATCAGTGCCAGCACCATCGTTACATAACGGGTGATGGTAGCAATCTTTTTCCGGCCATCCTCGCCTTCCTTCTGCATTTCTTCCAGAACAGGAATGGCAATCGTCAACAGATTCATGATAATGGATGAGTTAATGTATGGGATAATACCCAGTGCAAACAAGGTCATGTTCCGAAAAGCACCGCCCGAGAAAGCATCCAGCATACTCAAAAGACCTTCGTTGCTGGCGAAAACGCCCTGCAGTGCCGCCGTGTTAATCCCGGGGATCGGTACATTCGCGCCCAGCCGGATCACAACAAACATCAAGAGTGTATAAATGATCCGCTTTCTGACGTCCTCTACCTTGAATGCTGTTTTCAGTGTATTTAGCACCTAGATCACCTCAGTCTTTCCTCCGGCAGCTTCGATTTTTTCTACGGCAGTCTTACTAAACGCATTTACTTTGACCGTTAATTGCTTGTTGATTTCTCCATTGCCCAAAATCTTGACGCCATCTCTCGGATTTTTAACAATCCCGGCTTCCAGCAAGGCATTAATGTCTACTACCGCTCCGTTTTCAAAACGGTCTA of Lachnospiraceae bacterium oral taxon 500 contains these proteins:
- a CDS encoding adenylate kinase, with the translated sequence MNIVMLGAPGAGKGTQAKRMAEKYGIPHISTGDILRSNISRETELGKKAKSFIDAGALVPDELVIQLVADRLEEEDAKAGFIFDGFPRTIPQAESLDRMLQEKGRKIEYAVNIDVPDAVIVDRMSGRRFCAECGASYHTEYLKPKAEGVCDKCSGTLALRKDDEPETVLKRLAVYHEQTEPLIAYYRKNEVLREVDGTKEVTEILAEIQKQLGR
- a CDS encoding preprotein translocase subunit SecY, encoding MLNTLKTAFKVEDVRKRIIYTLLMFVVIRLGANVPIPGINTAALQGVFASNEGLLSMLDAFSGGAFRNMTLFALGIIPYINSSIIMNLLTIAIPVLEEMQKEGEDGRKKIATITRYVTMVLALIQAIAITLTLNAQRMFIQWNFFSALVSVSAMVAGTAFLMWLGERMNEKGVGNGISLIIAINILSGLPSGVQMITNLFKEGRYLSIIAILVGFLAMIVVIVLIQLGERRISVQYAKRMQGRKVYGGQSTYIPLKVNMAGVIPVIFASSLLGFPQVLAGFFTAQPTGVLATVLNFLNYYTNPFGTLLYFILTVAFAYFYTAIIFNPYEVADNMKKNGGFIPGIRPGKPTMEYLTTILNRMVFIGGVILGLISILPIILRWTTQAQINFGGTSLIIVVGVALETINQIESLLITRHYKGFLNV